A genomic segment from Lutibacter sp. A80 encodes:
- a CDS encoding aspartate dehydrogenase domain-containing protein, with translation MKTHTFAIAGCGKLAHIVVDALLKDLLPNYKLIASYSRTYEKAKEISTKIDASKTGYSCKACSSFEELLTLKPDYIVETASPSAFKEWVLPALKNGSSIITLSIGGLADATFYKKVAETALENNTRVHLASGAIGGFDMLRTVSLMEESEVTFTTKKGPNSLKNTEVYDASLQNETREVFKGDAKEAIALFPTRVNVSVAAALASVGPENLKVSINSIPNFIGDDHRIEIKSQQIHAVVDVYSKTAQIAGWSVVNTMRNIVSPIVF, from the coding sequence ATGAAAACACATACATTTGCCATTGCAGGCTGCGGAAAATTGGCCCACATTGTTGTGGATGCTTTATTAAAAGATTTATTACCAAACTATAAATTAATAGCTAGTTACTCAAGAACTTATGAGAAAGCTAAAGAAATTTCTACTAAGATAGATGCTTCAAAAACAGGGTATTCTTGTAAAGCGTGTAGTAGTTTTGAAGAATTGCTAACACTTAAACCAGATTATATTGTTGAAACTGCATCGCCATCAGCATTTAAAGAATGGGTGTTACCTGCTTTAAAAAATGGTTCATCTATTATAACACTTTCTATTGGTGGACTTGCAGATGCAACATTTTATAAAAAAGTAGCGGAAACAGCTTTAGAAAATAATACACGTGTACATTTAGCTTCGGGTGCTATTGGAGGTTTTGATATGTTAAGAACGGTATCTCTAATGGAAGAAAGTGAAGTTACTTTTACTACTAAAAAAGGTCCTAACTCTTTAAAAAACACTGAAGTGTACGATGCTAGTTTACAAAACGAAACGCGCGAAGTTTTTAAAGGAGATGCTAAAGAAGCAATTGCGCTTTTTCCAACACGTGTTAATGTATCAGTTGCAGCTGCATTAGCTTCTGTAGGTCCTGAAAATTTAAAGGTATCTATAAATTCAATTCCAAATTTTATTGGTGATGATCACCGTATTGAAATAAAAAGCCAGCAAATTCATGCAGTTGTTGATGTGTATAGCAAAACTGCACAAATTGCTGGTTGGAGTGTAGTAAATACAATGCGAAATATAGTTTCGCCTATTGTTTTTTAA
- a CDS encoding NAD(P)-dependent oxidoreductase, translating into MFKKLVGIEPLELIPSANKKLESFTETLILHEDQPSSAAEIVKRIGDADGVLLSHRSNLGRDILEQCPNIKYIGMCCSLYSPESANVDILYANSKGITVKGVRDYGDEGVVEYVISELVRCLHGIGHKSDGSIRKPWSTIPREITGLKVGIVGLGKSGGMIADALRFLGAEISYFARSKKEAATAKGYRFLPLKQLLSENEVIICCLNKNTILLHEEEFEHLGNRKILFNTGLSPAWDTAPFEKWFKGNNAVYCDTLGALGNASILKHPNVNCLQVSTGRTQQAFVRLSEKVLANITNYFKKQ; encoded by the coding sequence ATGTTTAAAAAACTTGTTGGAATAGAGCCTTTAGAATTAATTCCTTCGGCGAATAAAAAATTAGAATCTTTTACAGAAACACTTATTTTACATGAAGATCAACCTTCTAGTGCAGCAGAAATTGTAAAACGCATTGGAGATGCAGATGGTGTTTTATTAAGTCACCGATCAAATTTAGGTCGCGATATTTTAGAACAATGTCCAAATATAAAATACATTGGTATGTGTTGCTCTTTATATTCACCTGAAAGCGCCAATGTAGATATTTTGTATGCCAATTCTAAAGGTATTACAGTAAAAGGAGTACGAGATTATGGTGATGAGGGTGTTGTAGAATATGTAATAAGTGAGTTAGTACGCTGCTTACATGGCATTGGCCATAAATCCGATGGTAGTATTAGAAAACCTTGGAGTACTATTCCTCGTGAAATTACCGGACTTAAAGTTGGTATTGTTGGCCTTGGTAAATCAGGAGGTATGATTGCTGATGCTTTGCGTTTTTTAGGTGCTGAAATCAGTTATTTTGCTCGTAGCAAAAAAGAAGCTGCAACAGCAAAAGGTTATCGTTTTTTACCTTTAAAACAATTACTTTCTGAAAATGAAGTAATTATTTGCTGCTTAAATAAAAATACAATTCTATTACACGAAGAAGAGTTTGAACATTTAGGAAATCGTAAAATTTTATTCAATACAGGCTTGTCTCCTGCTTGGGATACTGCACCTTTTGAAAAATGGTTTAAAGGTAACAATGCTGTTTATTGTGATACGCTTGGGGCGTTAGGAAATGCATCCATTTTAAAACACCCCAACGTAAATTGTTTACAAGTTTCAACTGGTAGAACCCAACAAGCTTTTGTACGTTTAAGTGAAAAAGTGTTGGCAAATATCACTAACTATTTTAAAAAACAATAG